atgccatgaagaattgaggctatTGCTCATCTTTTCACCCTGTTTACAGGTAAATAATCTGGTCACACTGGCCCTGAGCTTGGGAAGTGTAACACAAGCATAACACCCATTTCCCAACTTGCAAACAAAAATCTGCCCatcacagaaatataaaatactttaatggtttaaagacagaagaaaaacatgaaattgtGCCCAGAAATCCACATGTGTTCTGAGTCAGTCTAATATTCATCTGAAAggttatctatttatttatttgtctttatacACCTTGGCAAAGTTGACTTCATACACAGGAACAcgtcacaaaaataaataaaagaaaactattcacataATATGCCAAAGTCTCACTTGGTAGAGAATAGTCAGTAGTAGTTATAATGATGCCTTCTCTGGTCCATTTTGTGAGGTTTGTAGTTCACTGATCTGTCTTCTGAGCTGAATGATTTCCTCTTCTTGCTCAGAAATCCTCTGGTGTAAATTGTGGATTACCTAGAAATTAGAGCACACATGAATATtctatgaatatttattttatcctaATTCCCAATGCAGCAGGACTTTGCTTTATCACATGGCATTACCACAAATCTGAGACAGAACCTCAGCAACACACCTTTCTAAAATCTACCAGCACACTGTCAAGGACCTCAGTCTAACTGTCTAATTCTATTTGTCTaatctaatatacagtatatgtacttTACCTTTGTGACAAACATGGGTTAATGATACAagatataaaaagttttttaaaattatcatTGCCTAATTGTTACTGATAATTcgctttttttgtattttgtgtaaatgGGCCAACTACCACTTCATTATCAAGCTTATCATCCCAAAAATCTGGGgtataattaattatacaatTAATCTCAACAATGCTTAAAAACAACCCTGTATTATCTCTGCTCCTTAACTCCTGTAATCATAAGCACAGCTGCATTCTTAAGTCCAGTGTAGATACAATATGGCATAACTTAAAATTGAGCCCTAGTGTTGGAACATGGCTTTTCAGTGTCACTAGAGCTGATTAAAAGTGGGGATAGATATACAATTTGAAAAACAATGCTCTACAACAAGGCCAGAACAATAGGATAGAACCGTGGCTATACACTATTTCCCCCTTAGGACCATAGGAGCAGCAAAAGATAAAAATCCTCACAGCCTGTCActgaagttgatttttttttttgtaacagtaaAACAAACCACAAGAAACTTTGTCAGACtgaattttattactttatatgCAAAATTTAGAAGCCATTCCAGGCACACATACCATGTCTTTGTTGTTAAAGAGATCACTTTGCAGTAGCTGGGATGCACTTGGTCGCAGTGAGGGGTCCATGCTGGTCAGCAGTTTAATTTGCTCAGTCAGGACTGGCCAGTTTTTATACAGGTCATCTGGAACCTTCCCCTTTCTCAGGTCGCTGAGTGTTTGCACACGTTCCATCTCTGTTCCAAATGGCTGGAACAACTCAACAGCGATCACCCCAACACTATACATATCTGACTGCAAACACATTTGAGACAACAAGTTCAGAGAAAACAGCAGAACTTGGTGTCTACTATCAGGCAGTTCAATGAGCTGTTCCATATAACTGGTTATACTAATATACTAAAGCACTATATCAATATGTGTACCAACTCGTGTAGATTTAATTACCTTTGAGTCATAATGAGAGCCCTGCAGTTGTTCTGGAGAAGCATAAACAAAAGTGCCCACTCCTGTAGTGTGAGAGGACTCTGAAAAACAACAAGATTGTAAACTCAGGCTACCATACAGAAGTTGAGACGCAAAAGACACCAAGGCTCTCAACAAAAACTCACTACTAGTGGATCCAAAACAGGCTTGCAAAGTTTAAATAATATTGTGTAGGATGATGGTGTAGTGTAGGCATTTTTCAACATAATGAAATAGCAATTAAGATCTCACCTGCGTTTCCATTTACATGAGAAGTGGAAGATAgctgttcattttcattcatcacAATATCCTTACAAGCCAATCCAAAGTCACCTATTTTTACATGGCATTCATGCCCATTCAGGAAAATGTTCCTTggctgtaaacaaacaaaagtaataaacaTTTCAAGACAATTCATTTGCTGTACCAGCACAGTGATGTCATTATACTTTCAAGTAAATGCAAGTTTACCTGAAAGAttcaatatttaaacatttttggtaCTTTTAGCAAGTTCTCTATCAGCACATGCTGGCTAACAGAAATGGGAAATGTCAAGAGATCTCTTGCAGTCCATCCTGCTTCCATTTCAAACTCTGCATGCTTCATTtcataaactatataaaattCTAAACACAGACATGACACATTAAGAAGTTTCATCAAATCATTTAGAGTCTGGAAGTACAGGATGTCTGCCCCAACATAAAAGAAAAGGgtgggtccataagtatttggacagtgacaatttttaTACCACCACAGTGAATCTGAAATGAAGCGATCAAGAtatgactgaagtgtagactttcagctttcagtGAACTGTCTTGtgggcttctgctgttgtagctcatccttCATAAggttgagtgttttattctgggatgcttttctgctcaccacggttgttaAGTGATGATTTGAGTTACCATGCCTACCTATCAGCTTGACCCTGTCCTTCCATTCTTCACTGACCTCTTCCCTTGTCAACAAGTCACTGGGATAAAATTTCTTCCGGTTCTGATGTCTGATGCGAACATTTATATGCATGGCACTGCTTCAACATGacagctgattggataattgcatgaatgatcaggtgtacaggtgctccTAATAAATTGGCCAGTGAGTGTCTACACCTGTATCCAGAGTCCTCCTCCAGTTCTACATTAATGTATTTGTTGTACAGTGCTGCCCTTGACTACCAAAAATGTAGTTTTGTGTTCTTAGACTATAACTGTACTATTGCACTGTACACGTCCTGTAGTGTCCAGAAGGCTGTTGAGAGTGTCATAAGCCAACCAAAACAGCTCAAAATCAAGAGGAATCAAATGTATCCTGTACTTGTGAATGAGTTCTTTGTACGGTGCAATAATTTACTGACTGGCAGCTACACTGATAGATAGgtttatgtactttttttgaGCTGCAAGAGGAAATATGGGTTCTATAGTTGCCAAAAATTATACTTACTTTAATCAGTGCAGTCAGCCTATACACATCAACCACCTTATTGATTTCTCTACAATAAATCTTTCTATGCAAtaagagaaacagacacagtgGTTGTCTACAGTTTCCCAATTCTTTTCTCAGGACCCGACTGTCCTTCCCATATACCCCATTGCTTCATTTAAGAAAGTGTAAAGTCTCAAGTCCCTCCTGGAATCTGGTGCTAACACAAAGTTATGATCATTCTTTTGCACATTCTCAAACATGATATAGCTAccttaaataaatgaacattccAGAATGCTCTTTTATGCTAGAGCATAAAAGTGCTCTACCTGCTCATTAGTGAGCAGTGTGGCAAAGTCTATCTGCACCTTGCACAACTGGGCAAACAAAGCAATCATGCAAGCAGATAACAACAATGCTCTCCACCCGGCTGACCAAAAGTTCTCAGAAACTTTGGCGCAATGGGAGTCTCCTTATGTAATAAACAAGGAGGGCCATACGATATGATTATTGAGTCTTTTAGTGACCAGATGTGATAGTTTCGTTCTCCATGCTGCATTTTAACCCATGCTGTATTTCAACccacattaaaaatattcttcTGCAAGTAGTATGTAATAGGATTCTTCGAGAGAGAGGATGAAATTTATCAAAATGTATCAAATTTCCTACAGCTTTGAAAGTGGGGCTGATCTCAACAAGCTCACTTCCAGTGTCTGTTTCTCTTCAAGATCAGGCTGCCAATCTTAAAATCAGCAATCTTCATGAACAAACTTCTGAGCCTCACCAACCCCCTGCCtgcattttgtatgtttttctcAATACTCCAGACAGACAGCCAGACTGATGCAGATAACTCTAGATAACTAGATAACTCTATCTTCCATAAATGGAATGCTGCattagttgttgtttttcttctccctttggctgctcccgttaggggtcgctacagcggatcattggtccgcatatttgatttggcacagtttttacgccggatgcccttcctgacgcagccCTTTTATTAACCcgcaattttatccaggcttgggaccggcactgggaatGCACTGAtgtggttccctggctgggaatcgaactcAGGCCGCGGCAGTTAGTGCACCATGGCCTAaacactagtcctccagggacccagaTGTACAAATTATTGAGAAACACAAATGGAATCATTCCCTTTTCCTGTTACTCCCCATTTTCTAAATTAGAGCCTCATCCCACAGCAACCATAGTTTTACTACTGATCTATTTCTGATTTTATCTTTTGAATTTTGAAACCTACCTTAAGGTCTCTGTGCATAATTCCACGGGAGTGAATATACTCCACCCCTTCAAGTATTTTCTTTAAGATATCAGATGCTTGTTGAGAGTCAAATGATTGAAAAGAACCTGCAAATCAAGAAAATGTAACCAGCTTGCACTTATATTCACAGACACATGCAAATGTGCAAGGAAATGACCACATCCAATACTACAAAGCAAGTAACCTATGCCAGTTAATAATCCATTAAATTTACCTGTTGACATTGTGAGTTCTGGCTTTGGTGTAGAGTTCCTTTCCTGAATCCAGTCTTTCAATGAACGCTCACACAGCTGCATTTGGATGTAGAGCATTAAGTGGAACTGAACCTGTAGAATGGACATCAGTGTCAaactaataatgaaattaaaacattacacattacatttttttgctttgccAGCATTGTTTGGAAGATGATGAACAACATACCTCCTTTGGATGTTTTTCAGCCCACTGCTGACTGCTCATATCAACATATGACTCCTCTGACAGTGTTGAACTTTCCCACCGAAGTGCAGGGCAGGTCTCCCCAGCAGAGCGCGGCTCTCCCAGGAACGCACATGGAACAAAGTTATGTGGGCTGTGCACAATTTTTTTGGACAGAACCTGACTCCTCTGCTCTGTTGCCACTGCAGATCTTAGAATATTATTTGAGCTATTCTTTAGCACATTTGTAGAGTGTCCTTTTCTGTCCTTTGAACATTCAGAGTTTTCAAAAACAATGGATGATCCATTGGTGCTACTCGTGCTCTCCTCTACAAGTCTGCAAAAGAGATTCATTCTCATGAAATTACAGAAGGCATGTTTATCTGCTCCATTTCAGTAAAGAATGGGAATGATCTTACCTTTCTGTTTGTGAGGGTGTTTCTAAAGCTGGTATGGTAGCCAGAAGAGTAGGTTTACAATCTAGAAGAAAAGGATATAAgtaattatacaacagttagttctggttcACTAATTTGATTATTTGAGTGGTGCTcaaagagtgcttatatttcctataactgccCTGGGACCTTTCACTGTATGTATCACTCCGCTCATCTGTGTTCATCACGtgaaattccacttcctagttcgaaaccgttactacagtaCAGTTCGCGACATTaccagcagacatggcaaatgatacatttcaggaatataacttttgacttaaaatatgaaagctcatcagttGAAGAAGGGACACCAATTGTACCAGAAGCATCTcacaaatcattgtgagctagctagccagctatccGACAAGCTATTTGTGAGTGtagcttcttcgggatctatttccaaaaatacacagaacatttggccatattctgtctgttgtataaaagcaatctCGCACTCACAATcatgcggttatactgaatatcggcacggctgtgattaacTACAGCACTCAGCCTGCGGGCTCGTGTCTATGGCCGAATTACAGCTGTGCGGATATTCAATATGactgcactc
The sequence above is a segment of the Pangasianodon hypophthalmus isolate fPanHyp1 chromosome 12, fPanHyp1.pri, whole genome shotgun sequence genome. Coding sequences within it:
- the eif2ak1 gene encoding eukaryotic translation initiation factor 2-alpha kinase 1 isoform X2; its protein translation is MDSEQTDIAGLIAKFIAAASDSDNNCEVLTAGRQYPSLLEFASAIPNHLLLGSLLEHLCFVYEKDPAQSRILFKVIGQRLAAMNLLSPLAISDEFSTVRLQHSRAFAELLHAASSSLFPQNEMYLNADRQNSVLRTKDGLFQTSRYLSEFDEISPLGRGSYGKVFKVINKLDGQHYAVKKILIKNVTRNDCMKVIREVKVLSSLQHLNIVGYHTAWMEHVQPAVKNCKPTLLATIPALETPSQTERLVEESTSSTNGSSIVFENSECSKDRKGHSTNVLKNSSNNILRSAVATEQRSQVLSKKIVHSPHNFVPCAFLGEPRSAGETCPALRWESSTLSEESYVDMSSQQWAEKHPKEVQFHLMLYIQMQLCERSLKDWIQERNSTPKPELTMSTGSFQSFDSQQASDILKKILEGVEYIHSRGIMHRDLKPRNIFLNGHECHVKIGDFGLACKDIVMNENEQLSSTSHVNGNAESSHTTGVGTFVYASPEQLQGSHYDSKSDMYSVGVIAVELFQPFGTEMERVQTLSDLRKGKVPDDLYKNWPVLTEQIKLLTSMDPSLRPSASQLLQSDLFNNKDMVIHNLHQRISEQEEEIIQLRRQISELQTSQNGPEKASL
- the eif2ak1 gene encoding eukaryotic translation initiation factor 2-alpha kinase 1 isoform X1, with the translated sequence MAEGSRVKDSHSVLLHTQLRDTSTHGGGLFELTHDDEDVQFDTSDSDNNCEVLTAGRQYPSLLEFASAIPNHLLLGSLLEHLCFVYEKDPAQSRILFKVIGQRLAAMNLLSPLAISDEFSTVRLQHSRAFAELLHAASSSLFPQNEMYLNADRQNSVLRTKDGLFQTSRYLSEFDEISPLGRGSYGKVFKVINKLDGQHYAVKKILIKNVTRNDCMKVIREVKVLSSLQHLNIVGYHTAWMEHVQPAVKNCKPTLLATIPALETPSQTERLVEESTSSTNGSSIVFENSECSKDRKGHSTNVLKNSSNNILRSAVATEQRSQVLSKKIVHSPHNFVPCAFLGEPRSAGETCPALRWESSTLSEESYVDMSSQQWAEKHPKEVQFHLMLYIQMQLCERSLKDWIQERNSTPKPELTMSTGSFQSFDSQQASDILKKILEGVEYIHSRGIMHRDLKPRNIFLNGHECHVKIGDFGLACKDIVMNENEQLSSTSHVNGNAESSHTTGVGTFVYASPEQLQGSHYDSKSDMYSVGVIAVELFQPFGTEMERVQTLSDLRKGKVPDDLYKNWPVLTEQIKLLTSMDPSLRPSASQLLQSDLFNNKDMVIHNLHQRISEQEEEIIQLRRQISELQTSQNGPEKASL